A genomic region of Melanotaenia boesemani isolate fMelBoe1 chromosome 13, fMelBoe1.pri, whole genome shotgun sequence contains the following coding sequences:
- the LOC121652380 gene encoding dysbindin-like: MSSTGSMNHNKRLASETDNSQRMLDNDAAQHLKLKERQRFFEEVYQHDMDNYLPSAHLQIDCRKPPMGSISSMEVNVDVLESMDLMDISDQEALDVFLNSGAGADEGALASPLPEGEDEDQDEDETAEVVYRERAPLQRQSEVYRSSQSRISSTSSGSSDTSAGGDDTPVIQSDDEEVHADTLLLTSVPQTRDEETEEEDDEERSLVHN, from the exons ATGTCGTCTACTGGGTCAATGAACCACAACAAGCGTCTGGCAT CTGAAACAGACAACTCTCAGAGAATGCTTGACAATGATGCTGCTCAGCACCTGAAGCTCAAGGAGAGGCAACGCTTTTTTGAAGAGGTCTACCAGCATGACATGGACAACTACCTGCCCTCTGCACACTTACAGATTGATTGCAGGAAAC CCCCCATGGGTAGCATCTCATCTATGGAGGTAAACGTGGATGTCCTGGAGAGCATGGATCTGATGGACATTTCAGATCAGGAAGCCCTTGATGTGTTCCTTAACTCAGGCGCAGGAGCAGATGAAGGAGCACTCGCATCTCCACTCCCAG AAGGTGAAGATGAGGATCAAGATGAGGATGAAACGGCAGAGGTTGTCTACAGGGAGCGTGCACCTCTGCAACGACAAAGCGAAGTATACCGCAGCTCACAGTCTCGCATCTCTTCTACATCATCTGGTTCCAGTGACACCAGCGCGGGTGGAGATGACACCCCTGTGATCCAGTCCGATGATGAAGAAGTGCATGCTGACACTCTGCTACTGACCTCTGTTCCCCAAACAAGGGATGAAGaaacagaggaggaagatgatgaggaaAGAAGCCTTGTACACAATTAA